The Rhodospirillales bacterium genome includes the window ATCGATTATCTGGCGCCGGGGCGGCTGGACGACGAACTGGTCGTGGAAACAAGTGTTGTTGACCTTGGAAATGCCTCATTTACCATGCAACAAACGATCACACGGGACGGGCAGGCCATCGCCGACATGAAGGTGGTGCTGGTCTGCGTCAACGCCGCCGGCAAGGCGGTGCGCGTCCCCGAAATGCTGCGCACCATACTGGAAGCCAAAGGATAAACACCCATGACCGCCGCCGCCACCATCCCCGACCGCGCCGTCGACGCTGCCGTACTGGCCGGTTCCGTTTCGCACAATCTTTCACCCTTCGGCCTGTTCTGGAACGCGGACATCATCGGCAAATGCGTGATCCTGATGCTGATCACGGCCTCGATCTGGTGCTGGGCGATCATTTTCGACAAGCTGCGCACGCTCAAGGCCACGCGCCGCCGCGCCGACAAGTTCGAAGAGGCGTTCTGGTCCGGCGAACCGCTGGACAAGCTGTACGAACGCGTGCGCCAGTCGCGCCCGGACCCGATTTTGAAAACCTTCCTCGCGGGGATGGAGGAATGGCGCCTTGGCATGTCCGATAACAAGGGTGCGGGGTCCGAGGCGCTGGGCACCAACCTGCAACAACGTATCGAA containing:
- the ybgC gene encoding tol-pal system-associated acyl-CoA thioesterase — translated: MKKDNRAQQIFTHPVRIYYEDTDAGGIVYHASFLRFTERGRSEFLRAHGINNSDLLPGHGFHFVVRHIAIDYLAPGRLDDELVVETSVVDLGNASFTMQQTITRDGQAIADMKVVLVCVNAAGKAVRVPEMLRTILEAKG
- the tolQ gene encoding protein TolQ; translation: MTAAATIPDRAVDAAVLAGSVSHNLSPFGLFWNADIIGKCVILMLITASIWCWAIIFDKLRTLKATRRRADKFEEAFWSGEPLDKLYERVRQSRPDPILKTFLAGMEEWRLGMSDNKGAGSEALGTNLQQRIERAMSVMIGREMEKLERSMTFLANVGSAAPFIGLFGTVWGIMRSFTAIAGSKNASLAVVAPGIAEALFATAIGLVAAIPAVIAYNKFSSDLNRYNDRLENFATEFSAILGRHLTSRTK